Proteins encoded within one genomic window of Mesobacillus subterraneus:
- a CDS encoding GNAT family N-acetyltransferase: MNSASEIIQELTEKEQWLEAFPVINQLRTELTQETYLELLEEMRKDGYSLYALYINNRIVSLAGLSWRVNFYNKRHVFIYDLVTDAAYRSSGYGEKLLSYIHNWAKENGAEYVALESGVQRDKAHRFYEEKLDYDKWCYSFRKPL, encoded by the coding sequence GTGAATTCAGCGTCAGAAATAATACAAGAATTAACGGAGAAAGAACAATGGTTAGAAGCCTTTCCAGTTATCAATCAGCTGCGTACTGAGCTGACTCAAGAGACATACCTGGAATTACTTGAAGAAATGAGGAAAGATGGGTATTCATTGTATGCTTTATATATAAATAATCGGATTGTATCCCTGGCTGGTTTAAGCTGGAGAGTGAACTTCTATAATAAACGTCACGTTTTTATCTATGATCTGGTAACGGATGCTGCATACCGTTCATCTGGGTATGGAGAGAAATTATTAAGTTATATACATAATTGGGCAAAAGAAAATGGAGCTGAATACGTGGCATTAGAATCAGGAGTTCAGCGAGACAAAGCTCACCGTTTTTATGAAGAGAAATTAGATTATGATAA